From a single Salinirussus salinus genomic region:
- a CDS encoding aspartate/glutamate racemase family protein yields the protein MSPELDTIGVLGGMASASTVEYYRLIDQSINDELGGHNDGEVLIRSVNFGEIERFIRNQEWETAGERLAAAAQELEAGGADFIVMATNTMHKVAPAIADAVTIPFVHLVDVTADAITDAGLETVGLLGTQPTMEQPFYRDRLAEHGVDVVVPDRADRETVDEIIFEELTHGETSERSRRTYLRVVDDLVEDGAEGLVLGCTEIELLIGQDDRPALPMFDTTALHVERAVERSLGYRRC from the coding sequence ATGTCACCGGAGCTCGATACGATCGGCGTGCTCGGCGGGATGGCCAGTGCATCTACTGTCGAGTACTACCGCCTCATCGACCAGTCGATCAACGACGAGCTCGGCGGCCACAACGACGGCGAGGTCCTGATACGGAGCGTCAACTTCGGGGAGATCGAGCGGTTCATCCGGAATCAGGAGTGGGAGACGGCCGGCGAGCGCCTCGCGGCGGCCGCACAGGAACTCGAAGCCGGCGGTGCAGACTTCATTGTCATGGCGACCAACACGATGCACAAGGTCGCCCCGGCGATAGCCGACGCGGTCACGATTCCGTTCGTCCACCTGGTCGACGTGACCGCCGATGCTATCACCGACGCCGGGCTCGAAACCGTCGGCCTCCTCGGCACGCAACCCACAATGGAGCAGCCCTTTTACCGTGACCGCCTCGCAGAACACGGGGTCGACGTGGTCGTTCCCGACCGGGCCGACCGGGAGACTGTCGACGAGATCATTTTCGAGGAACTGACTCACGGGGAAACCAGTGAACGATCACGGCGGACCTATCTCCGGGTCGTCGACGACTTGGTCGAGGACGGAGCGGAGGGGCTTGTCCTCGGCTGCACCGAGATCGAATTGCTGATCGGCCAGGACGACCGACCGGCGCTCCCGATGTTCGACACGACGGCCCTCCACGTCGAACGGGCCGTCGAGCGGAGCCTCGGCTATCGTAGGTGTTGA
- a CDS encoding type II/IV secretion system ATPase subunit encodes MADARLELAEAPAGGSGGRGLVPSPLPPDDPEAWYAPDVQAQYEVHPGVVVTVTEREADFTYDVREPVLTAGDRAAVERVEAHFADAHLERPRTREGAVEVMNGGFDRKHGRVIDRLVDRSAPARRRLDYHALARIACLGELTPYALDSNIEVADTDDGLVVHTSDYAPAVTDLEDPEYIERFASERLDRHTVAFEGFEIPVVLYRENLLGADPFTTKYAVQEPDLLPGDEQLIAECKERLWEASVDGVIEDERAFVRERAEALLSRRLRSRNTRAWVDAARHRLRSALAEYDLAVPPVDRRYADDRLSDLVYYVLRDYVGYGKLTIPVRDPTLEDIEANRVGERVKVVPRTDTGHDERVPTNLVFEEESAFVNVVTQLAAADGTELNASTPSAKVNLSPEGVEETIRCAVGLPTVSEGGPHISIRKQSADALTPVDLVRSDSLPTELVALLWLVYEHHGVVLFSGPTGVGKTTLMNAHMPFVPFRDRPISIDEGSREVRLPHETGVSLTTRDHQESYKRVTMADLMTQANYLNPDVEIIAEVNTTESFETFAESLNTGHGLIGTTHAEDVESLVNRVIEQGLPPYLLRELDLVVFPRHVDGERYVGQVVELLSEGEFRDLDRETGCGSVRKNGTAVYWNTVAERTEGGEFRFGYDHPDLGDETRAVELRTLHRVANLTDRPVTAVEEEFHRKHRYVEYFVRQGIDDFEELFDLLADLRTEEAATVERLRRRDDE; translated from the coding sequence ATGGCCGACGCGCGGCTGGAACTGGCAGAGGCACCGGCCGGGGGGTCGGGGGGTCGCGGGCTGGTCCCGTCGCCGCTCCCGCCCGACGACCCCGAGGCGTGGTACGCGCCGGACGTGCAGGCACAGTACGAGGTTCACCCCGGCGTCGTGGTCACCGTCACCGAGCGCGAGGCAGATTTCACCTACGACGTGCGCGAGCCCGTCCTCACCGCGGGCGACCGCGCAGCGGTCGAGCGCGTCGAAGCGCACTTCGCCGACGCCCACCTCGAACGCCCGCGAACCCGGGAAGGGGCTGTCGAGGTGATGAACGGGGGATTTGACCGGAAACACGGGCGCGTCATCGACCGGCTGGTCGACCGGTCGGCACCCGCCCGCCGCCGCCTCGACTACCACGCCCTGGCCCGGATCGCCTGCCTCGGCGAGCTGACGCCGTACGCCCTCGACTCCAACATCGAGGTGGCCGACACCGACGACGGCCTGGTCGTCCACACCAGCGACTACGCGCCGGCGGTGACGGACCTCGAGGACCCCGAGTACATCGAGCGGTTCGCCAGCGAGCGGCTGGACCGCCACACCGTCGCGTTCGAGGGGTTCGAGATACCGGTCGTCCTCTACCGCGAGAACCTGCTCGGTGCGGACCCGTTTACGACCAAGTACGCGGTCCAAGAGCCGGACCTGCTGCCCGGCGACGAGCAGCTCATCGCCGAGTGCAAGGAGCGGCTCTGGGAGGCCTCCGTCGACGGCGTCATCGAGGACGAGCGGGCGTTCGTCCGCGAGCGTGCGGAGGCGCTGCTCTCCCGGCGGCTGCGGAGCCGGAACACCCGCGCCTGGGTCGATGCCGCCCGCCACCGCCTGCGCTCGGCGCTCGCGGAGTACGACCTCGCAGTCCCGCCGGTCGACCGCCGGTACGCCGACGACCGCCTCTCCGACCTGGTCTACTACGTCCTCCGTGACTACGTCGGCTACGGAAAACTCACCATCCCGGTCCGGGACCCGACCCTGGAGGACATCGAGGCCAACCGCGTCGGCGAGCGCGTGAAGGTCGTCCCGCGGACCGACACCGGCCACGACGAGCGGGTCCCTACCAACCTCGTCTTCGAGGAGGAGAGCGCATTCGTCAACGTCGTCACGCAACTCGCGGCTGCGGACGGCACGGAACTCAACGCCTCGACGCCCAGCGCGAAGGTGAACCTCAGCCCCGAGGGGGTCGAGGAGACGATCCGGTGTGCGGTGGGGCTCCCGACGGTCAGCGAGGGCGGCCCCCACATCTCCATCCGCAAGCAGTCCGCGGACGCGCTCACGCCGGTCGACCTCGTCCGCTCGGACAGCCTGCCGACCGAATTGGTGGCGCTTCTGTGGCTGGTCTACGAACACCACGGGGTCGTCCTCTTCTCGGGCCCGACCGGGGTCGGGAAGACGACACTGATGAACGCCCACATGCCCTTCGTCCCGTTCCGGGACCGTCCGATCAGCATCGACGAGGGTTCCCGGGAGGTCCGCCTGCCCCACGAGACCGGCGTCTCGCTGACGACGCGGGACCACCAGGAGAGCTACAAGCGGGTGACGATGGCCGACCTGATGACCCAGGCCAACTACCTGAACCCCGACGTGGAGATAATCGCCGAGGTCAACACCACCGAGAGCTTCGAGACGTTCGCGGAGTCGCTGAATACGGGCCACGGCCTGATCGGCACCACCCACGCAGAGGACGTCGAGTCGCTGGTCAACCGCGTCATCGAGCAGGGGCTGCCGCCGTACCTGCTGCGGGAGCTCGACCTGGTCGTCTTCCCGCGCCACGTCGACGGCGAACGGTACGTCGGGCAGGTGGTCGAGCTCCTGAGCGAGGGGGAGTTCCGCGACCTCGACCGCGAGACCGGCTGTGGGTCGGTTCGCAAGAACGGCACGGCAGTCTACTGGAACACCGTCGCCGAGCGCACGGAGGGCGGCGAGTTCCGGTTTGGCTACGACCACCCCGACCTGGGCGACGAAACGCGTGCGGTAGAACTACGCACCCTCCACCGCGTCGCGAACCTCACCGACCGGCCCGTGACGGCCGTCGAGGAGGAGTTCCACCGGAAACACCGGTACGTCGAGTACTTCGTCCGCCAGGGGATCGACGACTTCGAAGAGCTGTTCGACCTGCTCGCGGACCTGCGCACCGAGGAAGCGGCGACCGTCGAGCGGCTCCGCCGGCGGGACGATGAGTGA